One genomic window of Clostridium taeniosporum includes the following:
- a CDS encoding cadherin-like beta sandwich domain-containing protein, whose product MKKFFRNIIICFLVINLFSVLEPSEYLNFINKKVYASNKVYLDNIYLSDKYDIDFSKKKYSYVLDVDKSLEEIIVRARPEDHDDTVRINGEIISRDDKYREIVPLEMGKNKIEIEVRDDNSATTAMYTLYIYRGGNEYNYLLDDINIDSSNIGFKKDKNFYNIEIDDDTSKVILKAVTKDEKYKVIVNGTELDYPNLIRIRFSGIGKYEIKIKVIDKETNRFKEYNLDMYVGIPISPDVSNAINSVIKPNQWVIVNGRWRYNDSLGKPITDKWFYDINYGKYFYLNRRGNMRTGWFCVDSNWYCSASNGERQTGWILEDDEWYYLGYDGIMRTGWVLYKDKWYFLDSVGAMQIGWIPYKGNWYILNNNGEMVTGWITYNKNRYFLRNDGRMAVGWLKNQNDWYYFNADGSMKSGEWLFYSGNWYYINYIGTMRIGWLYKNNKYYYFNEDGTMNTTTKTIDGYTYNFNKDGSVNFN is encoded by the coding sequence TTGAAGAAATTTTTTAGAAATATTATCATTTGCTTTTTAGTTATTAATTTATTTTCAGTATTAGAACCTTCAGAATATCTAAATTTTATTAATAAAAAAGTATATGCATCAAATAAAGTATATTTAGATAATATATATTTAAGTGACAAATATGATATTGATTTTTCTAAAAAAAAGTATTCATATGTTTTAGATGTAGATAAATCACTTGAAGAAATAATTGTTAGAGCTAGACCCGAAGATCATGATGATACTGTTAGAATTAATGGAGAAATTATATCAAGAGATGATAAGTATAGAGAAATAGTTCCTTTAGAAATGGGAAAAAATAAAATTGAAATAGAAGTTAGAGACGATAATAGTGCCACAACTGCTATGTATACTTTGTATATATATAGGGGTGGTAATGAATATAATTATCTTTTAGATGATATAAATATTGATTCAAGTAATATTGGATTTAAAAAAGATAAAAATTTTTATAACATTGAAATAGATGATGATACATCAAAAGTTATTCTTAAAGCAGTTACAAAAGATGAAAAATATAAAGTGATTGTTAATGGTACTGAATTAGATTACCCTAATCTTATTAGAATAAGATTTAGTGGTATAGGGAAATATGAAATTAAAATTAAAGTTATTGATAAAGAGACAAATAGATTTAAGGAATATAATTTAGATATGTATGTAGGAATACCTATATCACCAGACGTATCAAATGCTATAAATTCAGTTATAAAACCTAATCAATGGGTAATTGTTAATGGTAGGTGGAGATATAACGATTCATTAGGAAAACCTATAACAGATAAATGGTTTTATGATATTAATTATGGTAAGTATTTTTATCTTAATAGAAGAGGGAATATGAGAACAGGTTGGTTTTGTGTAGATAGTAACTGGTATTGTTCAGCTTCTAATGGAGAAAGACAAACAGGTTGGATTTTAGAAGATGATGAATGGTATTACTTAGGTTATGATGGAATTATGAGGACAGGTTGGGTCTTATATAAGGATAAATGGTATTTCTTAGATTCTGTTGGTGCTATGCAAATAGGTTGGATTCCTTATAAAGGAAATTGGTATATCCTAAATAATAATGGTGAAATGGTTACAGGTTGGATAACATATAATAAAAATAGATACTTTTTAAGAAATGATGGAAGAATGGCTGTGGGATGGCTAAAAAACCAAAATGATTGGTATTATTTTAATGCTGATGGAAGTATGAAAAGTGGAGAATGGTTATTTTATTCAGGGAATTGGTACTATATAAATTATATTGGTACTATGAGAATAGGTTGGCTATATAAAAATAATAAATATTATTACTTTAATGAAGATGGAACAATGAATACAACCACTAAAACCATAGATGGATATACTTATAATTTTAATAAAGATGGTTCAGTAAATTTTAACTAA
- a CDS encoding N-acetylmuramoyl-L-alanine amidase family protein: MNKILKRTVASLLTVAAFTAVGPVKYTSLFTTEANAAETSKKAKLKGLEVRKSRSGSELQLYDDDRCKRRDEVDFDSDKTRYYVDIKSRDKVYIVPEVEDGYDYEISKGSKEYDKDDSIKVKSSSTKIEIEVWKKDNKKNTSETYKVYVQRDRDKDDDDDDDDDDYDDIYLDKLEVDGDEIHLKESKTTYTVDVDKDKDRVKIVAEPDDDDYKVRIGGFHVDEDDDYKEKIDLDKGKNEIEIRLKDDDDNERTYTLIINRGSSDKDKDKDEDKDKNNENKIVRPNQWVTVNGQLMYNDATGKPIKNSWFIDRNTGAWYYFQWDGTTKKGWFADKGTWYYLNPYSGQMQKGWAYINNEWYYLTSSGAMKTGWIKSSWSGAWYYLDGSGKMLKNTTVSGYRLGATGTWIR, from the coding sequence ATGAATAAAATATTGAAAAGAACAGTAGCATCATTACTTACTGTAGCAGCTTTTACAGCAGTTGGTCCTGTAAAGTATACAAGCTTATTTACAACAGAAGCTAATGCTGCTGAAACTTCTAAAAAAGCTAAGCTTAAGGGATTAGAAGTTAGAAAATCACGTAGTGGAAGTGAATTACAACTTTATGATGATGATAGATGTAAGAGAAGAGATGAAGTTGATTTTGATTCAGATAAAACTAGATATTATGTGGATATAAAATCTAGAGATAAGGTTTATATAGTACCAGAAGTTGAAGATGGATATGATTATGAAATAAGTAAAGGATCTAAAGAATACGATAAAGATGATAGTATAAAAGTAAAATCATCTTCTACAAAAATAGAAATAGAAGTATGGAAAAAAGATAATAAGAAGAATACATCTGAAACATACAAAGTATACGTACAACGTGATAGAGACAAAGATGATGATGATGACGATGATGATGACGATTATGATGATATTTATTTAGACAAACTTGAAGTTGATGGAGATGAAATTCACTTAAAAGAAAGCAAAACAACTTATACTGTAGATGTTGATAAAGATAAAGATAGAGTTAAAATTGTAGCTGAGCCAGATGATGATGATTATAAAGTTAGAATCGGTGGATTTCATGTTGATGAAGACGATGATTATAAAGAAAAGATAGATTTAGATAAAGGTAAAAATGAAATTGAAATAAGACTTAAAGATGATGATGATAATGAAAGAACTTATACATTAATCATTAATAGAGGATCTTCTGATAAAGATAAGGATAAAGATGAAGATAAAGATAAAAATAATGAAAATAAAATTGTTAGACCAAATCAATGGGTAACTGTTAATGGACAATTAATGTATAATGATGCAACAGGAAAACCTATTAAGAATTCATGGTTTATAGATAGAAATACTGGTGCATGGTACTACTTCCAATGGGATGGAACTACAAAAAAAGGTTGGTTTGCTGATAAAGGAACTTGGTATTACTTAAATCCATATAGTGGTCAAATGCAAAAAGGATGGGCTTATATAAACAATGAATGGTACTACTTAACTTCATCAGGAGCAATGAAAACTGGTTGGATAAAATCTAGCTGGAGTGGTGCATGGTATTACTTAGATGGTTCAGGAAAAATGCTTAAAAATACAACAGTTAGTGGATATAGATTAGGAGCAACTGGTACTTGGATAAGATAA
- a CDS encoding sensor domain-containing diguanylate cyclase has protein sequence MKFPELQEHIKVFIKNESYIKYFREFAVCNIENDTQYVKNVMEYILYISKKLNYKLARYWSLIYIGWCEQLEGNFKKAINLHSVSKEYFEKIKDLEGIGVTCNALLVDYLKIGQFDLAIINALRGADIARKLGNRKLSVVLLLNISYAYINFNNYDESINILKRVKPYKNELDFKHEILICTILAECALFINDLERALSYSKVGLKIIEKNKTKIYKSELLSITADILYKKKKEADGIKLFKKSLDNLKDNDDYLRIKILIRWGICNLHDKNYWLAEQKFLECIQLLEKTNFVELKSVVYKELTTIYEKQEEYKKAFEAMKKYNKYEKTLQDLHSSSWLSIFKYKNLEEKANVYRELYNKIERISELGKEIISILDIDKLLYTIYVEVKKLITTDIFGIGLFNEEKNSLDYKLFIDNGKFKNLCSISIDNKNSFGVYCFNTKQEILINNIENEYTEYVKEFSVKKYKNIPESILYIPIIIKNKSIGVMSVQSYKKNEYTKNDLNELKILSSYIAIALENGKLFNKVEHFAKYDSLTGMFNRNVILDKGENILNNKLETKQNFSIIMIDVDYFKQINDNYGHDIGDIVLKDVSEIIRNEIRSTDFLGRYGGEEFLVLLPNINLVEAKKIAERIRKSVEDNKYYYLTSKKHNRITLSLGVYEFDENEFDFFEGVKKADKALYRAKSLGRNMAIEYTG, from the coding sequence ATGAAGTTTCCTGAATTACAAGAGCACATTAAAGTTTTTATAAAAAATGAGAGTTATATAAAATACTTTAGAGAATTTGCAGTCTGTAATATTGAAAATGATACACAGTATGTAAAAAATGTTATGGAATATATTTTGTATATTTCAAAAAAACTTAATTATAAGTTAGCAAGATATTGGAGTTTAATATACATTGGATGGTGTGAACAACTTGAAGGTAATTTTAAAAAAGCGATAAATTTACATTCAGTGTCAAAGGAATACTTTGAAAAAATAAAAGATTTAGAAGGAATTGGTGTAACCTGCAATGCACTACTAGTTGATTATTTAAAGATAGGACAATTCGATTTAGCAATAATTAATGCACTAAGAGGAGCAGATATAGCAAGAAAGTTAGGAAATAGAAAACTATCGGTAGTATTATTACTTAATATATCATATGCTTATATTAATTTTAATAATTATGATGAGTCTATTAATATACTTAAAAGAGTAAAACCATATAAAAATGAATTAGATTTTAAACATGAAATATTAATATGCACTATTTTAGCAGAATGTGCACTTTTTATAAATGATTTAGAACGAGCATTAAGTTATTCTAAAGTTGGATTAAAAATTATAGAAAAAAATAAAACTAAAATTTATAAATCAGAGCTTTTATCTATAACGGCAGATATATTATATAAAAAGAAAAAAGAAGCTGATGGAATAAAATTATTTAAAAAGTCATTAGATAATCTTAAAGATAATGATGATTATTTAAGGATAAAGATTTTAATAAGATGGGGGATTTGTAATTTACATGATAAAAATTATTGGTTAGCAGAGCAAAAATTTTTAGAATGTATTCAATTATTAGAAAAAACAAATTTTGTTGAATTAAAATCAGTAGTTTATAAAGAACTAACAACAATTTATGAGAAACAGGAAGAATATAAAAAAGCTTTTGAAGCAATGAAAAAATATAATAAGTATGAAAAGACACTACAAGACTTACACAGTAGTAGCTGGCTTAGTATTTTTAAATATAAGAATTTAGAAGAAAAAGCTAATGTATATAGAGAATTATATAATAAGATAGAAAGAATTTCAGAATTAGGAAAAGAAATAATATCAATACTGGATATAGATAAGCTATTATATACTATTTATGTAGAAGTAAAAAAATTAATTACTACAGATATATTTGGAATTGGATTATTTAATGAGGAAAAAAATTCATTAGATTATAAGCTATTCATAGATAATGGAAAATTTAAAAATCTATGTTCTATTTCTATTGATAATAAAAATAGCTTTGGTGTTTATTGTTTTAATACTAAACAAGAAATTTTAATTAATAATATTGAGAATGAATATACAGAGTATGTAAAAGAATTCTCAGTTAAAAAATATAAAAATATTCCTGAATCTATATTATATATTCCTATAATTATTAAAAATAAATCTATAGGTGTCATGAGTGTTCAAAGTTACAAGAAAAATGAATATACTAAGAATGATTTAAATGAACTTAAAATTTTATCTTCGTATATAGCTATTGCTCTTGAAAATGGTAAATTATTTAATAAAGTAGAACATTTTGCAAAATATGATTCATTAACAGGAATGTTTAATAGAAATGTTATATTAGATAAAGGTGAAAATATTTTAAATAATAAATTAGAAACTAAACAAAATTTCTCTATAATAATGATAGATGTTGATTATTTTAAACAAATAAACGATAATTATGGACACGATATAGGAGATATTGTTTTAAAAGATGTTAGTGAAATAATAAGAAATGAAATCAGAAGTACTGATTTTTTAGGCAGATATGGTGGAGAAGAATTTCTGGTATTATTACCAAATATAAACTTAGTAGAAGCAAAAAAAATTGCAGAGAGAATTAGAAAGAGTGTAGAAGATAATAAATATTATTATTTAACTAGTAAAAAACATAATCGTATTACATTAAGCCTTGGTGTTTATGAATTTGATGAGAATGAGTTTGACTTTTTTGAAGGAGTAAAGAAAGCAGATAAAGCACTATATAGGGCTAAATCATTAGGTAGAAATATGGCTATAGAATATACAGGATAA
- a CDS encoding N-acetylmuramoyl-L-alanine amidase family protein, with the protein MNKRLKHIIATTLVVSAFTTIAPVKYINLGMVKAYASVSMSKDDFGDMVVCKGDSSKELQLYNSSNFKDSDEVKFNFNTTTYYIKVTKSIDTVNINADIDKDYEAYIFKGKDDDYFELGDEIDINSGTTTLYLRLYESGEFDEDNIKDNVLRTYKIYVKSGTDLDQHSDSNREGTSTSNNENLNDKTNNNSNTIKPNTPVNTNKKYNQWVEVNGNWQYNDSTGNSIKNKWYNDKSSGNWYYLDENGNMKTGWIEYGDSWYHLDESGAMQTGWILSYDNWYYLNDNGTMYTGWLKSGSKWYFFSRKTGVMKSNGWIVDNGKYYYFSSSGMMLSNVTINGYILGSDGAWIGR; encoded by the coding sequence ATGAATAAAAGATTAAAACATATAATTGCAACTACTCTTGTAGTAAGTGCATTTACAACTATTGCTCCAGTAAAATATATTAATTTAGGAATGGTAAAAGCTTATGCTTCAGTCAGTATGAGTAAAGATGACTTTGGTGATATGGTTGTATGTAAAGGAGATAGTTCAAAGGAATTACAACTTTATAATTCTTCAAATTTCAAAGATTCTGATGAAGTAAAGTTTAATTTTAATACTACAACTTATTATATTAAAGTTACTAAAAGTATAGATACTGTAAATATTAATGCAGATATTGATAAAGATTATGAAGCATATATATTTAAAGGAAAAGATGATGATTATTTCGAACTTGGTGATGAAATAGATATTAATTCAGGAACAACTACTCTTTATTTAAGATTATATGAATCAGGTGAATTTGACGAAGATAATATTAAAGATAATGTATTAAGAACTTATAAAATATATGTAAAGAGTGGAACTGATTTAGATCAGCATAGTGATTCAAATAGGGAAGGTACTTCTACTTCTAATAATGAAAATTTAAATGATAAAACAAATAATAATTCAAACACAATTAAACCAAATACACCAGTTAATACTAATAAAAAGTATAATCAATGGGTAGAAGTTAATGGCAATTGGCAATATAATGATTCAACTGGAAATTCTATTAAAAATAAATGGTATAATGATAAGTCTTCAGGAAATTGGTATTATTTAGACGAGAATGGAAATATGAAAACAGGTTGGATAGAATATGGAGATTCTTGGTATCATTTAGATGAAAGTGGAGCTATGCAAACTGGATGGATACTTTCTTATGATAATTGGTATTATTTAAACGATAATGGAACTATGTATACAGGATGGTTAAAAAGTGGATCTAAGTGGTATTTCTTTAGTAGAAAGACTGGAGTAATGAAGAGTAATGGATGGATTGTAGATAATGGAAAATATTATTATTTTAGTTCTTCAGGAATGATGTTATCTAATGTAACAATTAATGGATATATATTAGGTTCAGATGGGGCTTGGATAGGAAGATAA
- a CDS encoding InlB B-repeat-containing protein — MKNVLLRKVLASVLTATIVITFIPIKASASWKKDYLGNWNWTENGQKSIGWKNINGDWYYFDYSGIMRTGWINDWGYWYYADSNGIIQTGIIEIDEKIYAFDDKGIMQTGNISINGKSYKFSNKGYAIGDSIPTPMKTFDKANNLLPYGSKPPYAISNNSSDNFKSDDEIFKDVKTIKVRYKVKFDTDGGSKVSPITNIKSGKTIDLPDEPKKDGYKFDGWYKDDDFDREFTEDTRIRSNMKVYAKWIKEDSSGNSNSGNSSFSNSHSVIVNNIQITVGESESDLGNVKVSAKAKNYEGIIDTTIDLIDKETNKVKKTQTLNIGGSGHIRFTFTGIEKGTYYAKVTVGKVSVNSSEFTVLSKDELSNNDVIKDMNELRLENLSLVIDDLNLPIKGSHGSTITWKSSNSNIIKIPENYNTEDSSILAKLNRSINDTGVEKVVLTATVSKGNSKSVTKEFNAYVKNFDENLGEAVESINNALKLGNSEDDKILSIKNQLTTNHMVNIGVSNSQYDKYNDLNISSKPDEEQIYQLEVAKAVYKELKSNSEISSNHNDEPNLYRKELENAAVGIVRVFNNAVMEQAKLKKENEDFNSRKQELEAKRKALKELIDKCQGEENSGILNSDKYTSISWKAYKDAIEYAKNTTMSNSITTIDSAINTLNKAYKGLEKASLVKITLYKDGDNIWSDFNGEVSLKKGNYDPVVTDFAIDGARKAAVTEGDYKILVNGIDTGKVVSVTDKLENDKPIVAKLYYYTVSFSIVGSDSINGEIISAKYDGQDIKSGDVLLGGNELVIRVKGVSDNTNSFEYSWKDNNGKELSKISTYGTEKLENKVDVKCEIKPIDVFIDNLITTPDELGNISVKSRVINGNGSNVKIELLDFSENQIDVMDNVQVNSGYAEVTFRNVSTGLYKVKITVNGIEKISNAISIKNVDPNLKKAIDEINLAITNNNFNDIKTVLENNKDYFKFNFDDYSKLNNDNYKIEVAKAIYNSGKTNSFTVDDLGKSKIQKAFNDAVNVQLSLQEFENQKEKLIEAINDEYIDGENRKTLKLIADKDTYESTIWNKYESAIKDAIKIENASKPNSTNSNVNAIINNINNAVKTLEDAKASLSNAKLREVKIEIYENGKMKSGISNVKLQGTVSKHATEISDGFKVYVPDGTYKVTINGYDIGETIDVNSLVTSKIINYYTVKYNVIKSPSIRASIIATYDGKSISNGSSIIAKPGKELLFKVTASSNDKEEIIYSWKNSNDTNVASKTDFKYAINSISTPIDVICEVKHSESSVIETIKSYVMNNKVNLLTISKLEEVGLTGVVKTNLDSYKKEISKLTTDNINKTSLQEIIKQVNTISTSTIS, encoded by the coding sequence ATGAAGAATGTGCTTTTAAGAAAGGTATTAGCATCAGTATTGACAGCAACTATAGTTATAACATTTATACCTATTAAGGCATCAGCGTCATGGAAAAAAGATTATCTTGGAAATTGGAATTGGACAGAAAATGGACAAAAATCAATAGGATGGAAAAATATAAATGGAGATTGGTATTATTTTGATTATAGTGGAATAATGAGAACTGGCTGGATTAATGATTGGGGATATTGGTATTATGCTGATTCTAATGGAATAATACAAACAGGAATAATTGAAATAGATGAAAAAATTTATGCTTTTGATGATAAAGGAATAATGCAAACAGGTAATATATCTATAAATGGTAAAAGTTATAAATTTAGTAATAAAGGTTATGCAATAGGAGATAGTATTCCAACTCCTATGAAAACTTTTGATAAGGCAAATAATTTACTTCCATATGGTTCTAAACCACCATACGCCATATCAAATAATTCATCGGATAATTTTAAGTCAGATGATGAAATTTTTAAGGATGTTAAAACTATAAAGGTAAGATATAAAGTTAAATTTGATACTGATGGTGGAAGTAAAGTGTCTCCTATAACTAATATTAAATCAGGAAAAACTATTGACTTACCAGATGAGCCTAAAAAGGATGGGTATAAATTTGATGGTTGGTATAAAGATGATGATTTTGATAGAGAGTTTACAGAAGATACTAGAATAAGATCTAATATGAAAGTATATGCAAAATGGATTAAAGAGGATTCGTCTGGTAATTCTAATTCAGGAAATTCATCTTTTTCAAATAGCCACTCAGTTATTGTAAATAATATACAAATAACTGTAGGAGAAAGTGAATCAGACCTTGGAAATGTTAAAGTAAGTGCAAAGGCAAAAAATTATGAAGGAATTATAGATACAACAATCGACTTAATAGATAAAGAAACTAATAAGGTTAAAAAGACACAAACTCTTAATATAGGTGGAAGTGGACATATTAGGTTTACATTTACAGGTATTGAAAAAGGAACATATTATGCAAAAGTAACTGTTGGAAAAGTTAGTGTTAATTCATCTGAGTTTACTGTATTATCAAAAGATGAATTATCTAATAATGATGTTATAAAGGATATGAATGAACTTAGGCTGGAAAATTTAAGTTTAGTCATAGATGATTTAAACTTACCTATTAAAGGCTCACATGGTAGTACTATTACATGGAAATCATCAAATTCAAATATAATAAAAATACCTGAAAATTATAATACAGAAGATTCTTCTATTTTAGCAAAATTAAATAGGTCTATAAATGATACTGGGGTTGAAAAAGTAGTATTAACAGCAACTGTTTCAAAAGGAAATTCTAAATCAGTAACTAAAGAATTTAATGCTTATGTAAAGAATTTTGATGAAAATTTAGGTGAGGCTGTAGAAAGTATAAATAATGCTTTAAAACTTGGAAATAGTGAAGATGATAAAATACTATCTATTAAAAATCAATTAACTACAAATCATATGGTTAATATAGGTGTAAGTAATAGTCAGTATGATAAATATAATGATTTAAATATAAGTTCTAAACCTGATGAAGAGCAAATTTATCAATTAGAAGTAGCAAAAGCAGTTTATAAGGAGTTAAAGTCTAACAGTGAGATATCATCAAATCATAACGATGAACCTAATTTATATAGAAAAGAACTTGAGAATGCAGCAGTTGGAATTGTTAGGGTATTTAATAATGCTGTTATGGAACAAGCTAAGTTAAAGAAAGAAAATGAAGATTTTAATTCTAGAAAACAAGAATTAGAAGCTAAGAGAAAGGCGTTAAAAGAATTAATTGATAAGTGTCAAGGGGAAGAGAATAGTGGTATATTAAATTCAGATAAGTATACATCAATAAGTTGGAAAGCATATAAGGATGCTATAGAATATGCTAAAAATACCACTATGAGTAATTCTATTACTACTATAGATAGTGCTATAAACACATTAAATAAAGCATATAAAGGTTTAGAAAAAGCTTCATTAGTTAAAATAACTCTTTATAAAGATGGAGATAATATCTGGAGTGATTTTAATGGAGAAGTAAGCTTAAAGAAGGGAAATTATGATCCTGTGGTAACAGATTTTGCTATAGATGGAGCAAGAAAAGCCGCAGTAACCGAGGGTGATTATAAAATTTTAGTTAATGGAATAGATACAGGAAAAGTAGTAAGTGTAACTGACAAATTAGAAAATGATAAACCGATAGTTGCTAAATTATATTATTATACTGTAAGTTTTTCTATAGTAGGATCAGATTCTATTAATGGTGAAATTATTAGTGCTAAATATGATGGACAAGACATTAAATCCGGTGATGTATTACTTGGTGGTAATGAATTAGTTATAAGAGTTAAAGGGGTTAGTGATAATACCAATAGCTTTGAGTATTCATGGAAAGATAATAATGGAAAAGAATTATCTAAAATTTCAACTTATGGAACAGAAAAACTTGAAAATAAGGTTGATGTTAAGTGTGAAATTAAACCTATAGATGTTTTTATAGATAATTTAATTACAACTCCAGACGAATTAGGAAATATATCAGTTAAATCAAGAGTTATTAATGGGAATGGCAGTAATGTAAAAATAGAGTTACTTGATTTTAGTGAAAATCAAATAGATGTTATGGATAATGTACAAGTTAATTCAGGCTATGCAGAAGTAACATTTAGAAATGTGAGTACAGGTCTTTATAAAGTGAAAATAACCGTTAATGGAATAGAAAAAATATCTAATGCTATATCAATTAAAAATGTGGATCCAAATTTAAAAAAAGCAATAGATGAAATTAATTTAGCCATAACTAATAATAATTTCAATGATATAAAAACAGTACTTGAAAACAATAAGGATTATTTTAAATTTAACTTTGATGATTATAGTAAATTAAATAATGATAATTACAAAATAGAGGTAGCAAAGGCTATTTATAATTCAGGAAAAACTAATTCGTTTACTGTAGATGATTTAGGAAAATCTAAAATTCAAAAAGCATTTAATGATGCTGTTAATGTTCAATTATCTTTACAAGAGTTTGAAAATCAAAAAGAAAAATTAATAGAAGCTATAAATGATGAATATATTGATGGAGAAAATAGAAAGACATTAAAATTAATAGCTGATAAAGATACTTATGAGAGCACTATTTGGAATAAATATGAAAGTGCTATAAAAGATGCAATAAAAATAGAAAATGCATCAAAACCTAATAGTACTAATTCAAATGTAAATGCAATTATAAATAATATAAATAATGCAGTTAAAACATTAGAAGATGCCAAAGCTAGTTTAAGTAATGCAAAATTAAGAGAAGTTAAAATTGAAATTTATGAAAACGGAAAAATGAAATCTGGAATATCAAATGTTAAATTACAAGGAACAGTATCAAAACATGCTACAGAGATTTCAGATGGATTTAAAGTATATGTTCCAGATGGAACTTATAAAGTAACAATCAATGGTTATGATATTGGAGAAACTATAGATGTAAATTCATTAGTTACATCTAAAATAATAAATTATTATACAGTAAAGTATAATGTTATAAAATCACCATCAATAAGGGCTAGTATTATAGCAACTTATGATGGAAAATCAATATCTAATGGAAGTTCTATAATTGCTAAACCAGGTAAGGAGTTATTATTTAAAGTTACTGCAAGCAGTAATGATAAAGAAGAGATAATTTATTCATGGAAAAATTCTAATGATACAAATGTAGCTTCAAAAACTGATTTTAAATATGCAATTAATAGTATTTCAACTCCAATTGATGTTATATGTGAAGTTAAGCATTCAGAAAGTAGCGTAATTGAAACTATAAAAAGTTATGTTATGAATAATAAAGTAAATTTATTAACTATTTCAAAATTAGAAGAAGTAGGGCTTACAGGAGTGGTTAAAACAAATTTAGATTCTTATAAAAAGGAAATATCTAAATTAACAACTGATAATATAAATAAAACTAGTTTACAAGAAATAATTAAACAAGTAAACACAATATCTACTTCAACAATTTCATAA
- a CDS encoding N-acetylmuramoyl-L-alanine amidase family protein produces the protein MNRKLKRTIAFMLVIGAISSVSPVSYDIFNSAKAYAATHNEEFLLKKLEVFESKSGEEIQLLDSEWKKTNFSKKSKRNYCIKVDNSVNSITINTSTNASYYAIYKNDGKRNYKGKDILLSDGITKIYIKTYDLKSDADDDKNVKKEYRITVKKSLEDNKNSLKNNIGDSITELVDYESDEKNNNKDSLSKFDHQVLDNKKRNQWIKVNGLWQYNDYSGNPVKYDWNHDTFNDKWYFLDSYGNMTTGWLNKDNKWYYFDLNGEMAIGWKNIDGKWYYFNLLGKMMNERILDNGKWYYFSPSGELIE, from the coding sequence ATGAATAGAAAATTAAAAAGAACTATTGCATTTATGCTTGTTATAGGAGCTATTTCTTCAGTATCACCAGTAAGTTATGATATATTTAACAGTGCTAAGGCATATGCAGCTACACATAATGAGGAATTTTTACTTAAAAAATTAGAAGTATTTGAATCTAAGAGTGGTGAAGAGATACAGTTATTAGATAGTGAGTGGAAAAAAACTAATTTTAGCAAAAAATCTAAAAGAAATTATTGTATTAAGGTAGATAACTCTGTTAATTCTATTACAATAAATACATCTACCAATGCATCATATTATGCAATATATAAAAATGATGGAAAAAGAAATTATAAAGGAAAAGATATTTTACTATCTGATGGAATAACAAAGATTTATATAAAAACTTATGATTTAAAATCTGATGCAGATGATGATAAGAATGTAAAAAAAGAATATAGAATAACAGTTAAAAAGTCATTAGAAGATAATAAAAATTCTTTAAAAAATAATATAGGTGATTCAATAACAGAATTGGTGGATTATGAAAGTGACGAAAAAAATAATAATAAAGATTCATTAAGTAAATTTGATCATCAGGTTTTAGATAATAAGAAAAGAAATCAATGGATTAAGGTAAATGGATTATGGCAATATAATGATTACAGTGGAAATCCAGTTAAATATGACTGGAATCATGATACATTTAATGATAAGTGGTATTTTTTAGATTCATATGGAAACATGACAACTGGTTGGTTGAATAAAGATAATAAGTGGTATTATTTTGATTTAAATGGAGAAATGGCTATAGGTTGGAAAAATATTGATGGAAAATGGTATTATTTTAATTTATTAGGCAAAATGATGAATGAAAGAATATTGGATAATGGAAAATGGTATTATTTTTCACCTTCTGGTGAATTAATTGAATAA